In Acinetobacter piscicola, a single window of DNA contains:
- a CDS encoding carboxy terminal-processing peptidase has product MKLQTIACAVAIATGGLFFNHAITMAMAATETTAVSESIQPTKEQALVTRQLATLVDRQHYLNMRLDANTSARILDMYIDSLDPDHSLFLAPEIEQYKKQYGATLGAALKAGDLTGSYAIHAQYRARLKEFYTYMLAELKKPQNLNQPDAYIETDREKAPFFSHKAEQEQYWNKMLVSQLINLTITKQEEQAKQKALKDDPSLANGQDLTASEDLTPVQTLTKRYTRQLERMGRVKSDDVLEKILNSMTLTYDPHSNYFPPLDAMELNRQTTLQLEGIGVSIRPERSNEDYTKIETIVEGGPASKSGQVKSGDRIIGVAQDGEKMIDVIGWPSSEIVGLIRGKRGTKVSIKLLGAGASMNQARTVTLTRDVIQEEDAGVRSRTVEVTRDGVKHKFGVLEIPSFYLNYRARRAGNEYRSVAEDTNKALQDLANQKVEGVIIDLRNNPGGSLEEVAKMIGQVVKEGPVVQIRDGNGTVNVFEDTDGGAQTYAGPLAVLINLASASASEIYSAAIQDYDRGVVLGSTTTGKGTAQVQLDSLAYGQATLTQRKFYRITGGSTQNKGVIPDIKLVDIYDEEFGERKAKNALKWDTIPTAPFKREGSIKPYLPQLAEKSKIRVSLDPQFQYLAQRTAIAQQTKDQKQIVLDIEKRKAELNTLELKTLAAENKRRAETGLKAYPNWESYQASFDALAESRAKMKANKRPALPEEETFVTEAANVLIDLAKLQK; this is encoded by the coding sequence ATGAAACTTCAAACAATCGCATGTGCAGTTGCTATCGCAACGGGTGGTTTATTTTTCAACCATGCTATTACAATGGCTATGGCGGCAACTGAAACAACTGCTGTTTCAGAATCTATTCAACCAACAAAAGAACAAGCTTTGGTGACACGCCAGTTGGCAACTTTGGTGGATCGTCAGCATTATTTAAATATGCGTTTGGATGCAAATACCTCTGCACGTATTTTAGATATGTATATAGATAGTTTAGATCCTGATCATTCTTTATTCTTAGCCCCTGAAATTGAGCAGTATAAAAAGCAATATGGTGCAACCTTGGGTGCTGCTTTAAAAGCAGGGGATTTGACAGGATCATACGCAATTCATGCGCAATATCGAGCACGTCTAAAAGAATTTTATACGTATATGTTGGCAGAGCTGAAAAAGCCGCAAAATCTGAATCAGCCTGATGCTTATATCGAAACAGATCGAGAAAAAGCGCCATTTTTTAGTCACAAGGCTGAACAAGAACAGTATTGGAATAAAATGTTGGTGTCTCAGCTCATCAACTTAACCATTACCAAACAAGAAGAACAAGCGAAACAAAAAGCGCTGAAAGATGACCCTTCTTTGGCAAATGGACAGGATCTGACTGCTTCTGAAGATTTAACGCCTGTTCAAACTTTGACGAAGCGTTATACGCGTCAGTTAGAACGTATGGGACGTGTCAAAAGTGATGATGTGCTTGAGAAAATTTTAAACTCAATGACATTAACTTATGACCCACATAGTAATTATTTCCCACCACTTGATGCAATGGAGCTGAATCGTCAAACTACGTTGCAGCTTGAAGGGATTGGGGTCTCAATTCGTCCTGAACGGAGTAATGAAGATTACACCAAGATTGAAACCATTGTAGAAGGTGGGCCTGCAAGTAAGTCGGGACAAGTGAAATCAGGTGATCGGATCATTGGTGTCGCACAAGATGGCGAAAAAATGATTGATGTCATCGGTTGGCCAAGCTCGGAAATTGTTGGGTTAATTCGTGGTAAGCGTGGTACCAAAGTCAGTATTAAGCTGTTAGGTGCAGGTGCTTCTATGAACCAAGCCCGTACAGTGACATTGACTCGTGATGTGATTCAAGAAGAAGATGCAGGGGTGCGCTCTCGTACAGTTGAAGTAACACGTGATGGGGTTAAACATAAGTTTGGTGTGTTGGAAATTCCATCATTCTATTTGAACTATCGTGCACGTCGTGCAGGCAATGAATACCGTTCAGTTGCAGAAGACACCAACAAAGCATTGCAAGATTTAGCGAATCAAAAAGTCGAAGGGGTTATTATTGATCTACGCAATAATCCAGGTGGTTCTTTAGAAGAAGTTGCGAAAATGATTGGGCAAGTGGTAAAAGAAGGCCCTGTGGTGCAAATTCGTGATGGCAATGGCACAGTGAACGTATTTGAAGATACTGATGGAGGCGCTCAGACTTATGCGGGGCCTCTAGCTGTACTGATCAATCTTGCATCTGCTTCGGCAAGTGAGATTTATTCGGCTGCAATCCAAGATTATGATCGTGGTGTGGTACTAGGCAGTACGACTACAGGCAAAGGCACAGCCCAAGTTCAATTAGACAGTTTGGCGTATGGTCAAGCCACCTTAACACAACGTAAATTCTATCGAATCACAGGTGGAAGTACCCAAAACAAAGGTGTGATTCCGGATATTAAACTGGTGGATATCTATGATGAAGAGTTTGGAGAACGTAAAGCGAAGAATGCATTGAAATGGGATACGATTCCAACAGCGCCATTTAAGCGTGAAGGTTCTATTAAACCGTATTTGCCACAATTAGCTGAAAAATCAAAAATACGTGTATCTTTAGATCCTCAATTTCAGTATTTAGCGCAAAGAACTGCAATTGCGCAGCAAACCAAAGATCAAAAGCAAATTGTTTTAGATATTGAAAAGCGTAAAGCAGAGCTTAATACTCTGGAGTTAAAAACTTTAGCTGCTGAAAATAAACGACGTGCTGAAACAGGGTTAAAAGCTTATCCAAATTGGGAGAGTTATCAGGCTTCTTTTGATGCACTTGCTGAATCTCGTGCAAAAATGAAAGCAAATAAGCGACCTGCTTTACCTGAAGAAGAAACTTTTGTGACTGAAGCGGCAAATGTGTTAATTGACTTGGCAAAATTACAGAAGTAA
- the nagZ gene encoding beta-N-acetylhexosaminidase, whose product MIGALMLDIAGTELNQEDIELLRAPQVGGVILFSRNIQSPAQVRQLTDHMRQIRPDILIAVDQEGGRVQRLKQGFTLLPAMGHFGELYLNAPEKALDLAEKCGWLMATEVLAVGIDFSFAPVLDINAISDVIGDRAFANNVQDIVPLASAFMRGMQRAGMATTGKHFPGHGSVKADSHVAAAIDPRSYDEIYQNDMQSFIQLQPQLDALMPAHVIYENIDPNPAGFSPYWLQKVLRQDLKFDGVLFSDDLSMQAACVAGGADARIRAALNAGCDMGLVCNNRESACMALAGISDLPLPNQERLERMRGKIPQLQIGEALDLGEEWQTVKKVIEEFKNSL is encoded by the coding sequence ATGATCGGCGCATTGATGCTTGACATTGCAGGCACAGAACTTAATCAAGAAGATATTGAACTATTACGTGCTCCGCAAGTCGGTGGGGTGATTTTATTTTCAAGAAATATTCAATCTCCTGCTCAAGTACGTCAACTCACTGACCATATGCGTCAAATTCGTCCTGATATTCTTATTGCTGTCGATCAAGAAGGTGGACGTGTACAACGCTTAAAACAAGGCTTTACGCTACTGCCGGCCATGGGTCATTTTGGTGAACTTTACTTAAACGCACCTGAAAAAGCACTTGACCTTGCAGAAAAATGTGGTTGGCTTATGGCAACCGAAGTTCTTGCTGTCGGGATTGATTTTAGCTTTGCACCTGTTTTAGATATCAATGCCATTAGTGATGTCATTGGTGATCGTGCTTTTGCAAACAATGTACAAGACATCGTGCCTTTAGCAAGTGCCTTTATGCGAGGGATGCAACGTGCAGGCATGGCAACAACAGGCAAGCATTTCCCTGGTCATGGTTCTGTTAAAGCGGACTCGCATGTTGCAGCAGCGATTGATCCACGTTCTTATGACGAAATTTACCAAAATGACATGCAAAGCTTTATTCAGCTACAGCCACAACTTGATGCCCTAATGCCTGCACATGTGATTTATGAAAATATTGACCCAAATCCAGCAGGTTTTTCACCCTATTGGCTACAAAAAGTTTTACGCCAAGATTTAAAATTTGACGGCGTACTGTTCTCAGATGACTTAAGTATGCAAGCAGCTTGTGTCGCAGGTGGTGCAGATGCACGTATTCGAGCAGCTTTAAATGCCGGTTGTGATATGGGCTTAGTCTGTAATAATCGTGAATCTGCCTGTATGGCTTTGGCTGGAATTTCAGATTTGCCATTACCAAACCAAGAACGTCTTGAACGTATGCGTGGCAAAATTCCACAGCTCCAGATAGGTGAAGCACTGGATTTAGGTGAAGAATGGCAAACTGTCAAAAAAGTCATTGAAGAATTTAAAAATTCACTTTAA
- a CDS encoding class I SAM-dependent methyltransferase, which yields MTQQLSKHRHISFTAHYTGYIWYQMGISHPLLATSKGKSLAFIANPIETWAEKYVGGSMRTTLKERHTMLDDTLKQLIHQYPNLQVLEIATGLSPRGWWFREHFPHIDYRELDLPDMAKTKQTALKKINAASPDVLSADLFTEDFKSAFAVFDPQRPLVIISEGLINYFEKNLLQQLLKSIVDYGQDFKTLHYLTDIYPEPVKNKLASVIWNSSKLLKVISRSAFSFHFQKPQEIQTFFKMAGFTQVEVLQPHVYFQPQQAKQVNLEEHLGDLVWMIHAEK from the coding sequence ATGACTCAACAACTTTCTAAACATCGGCATATTTCCTTTACCGCACACTATACAGGGTATATTTGGTATCAAATGGGAATTTCTCACCCCTTACTTGCAACATCAAAAGGAAAGTCACTCGCTTTTATTGCCAATCCTATTGAAACATGGGCAGAAAAGTATGTGGGTGGCAGCATGCGTACGACCTTAAAAGAACGTCACACCATGCTAGATGACACTCTAAAACAATTAATTCATCAGTATCCTAATCTACAAGTGTTAGAAATTGCCACAGGACTATCACCACGCGGTTGGTGGTTTAGAGAGCACTTCCCACACATTGATTATCGGGAACTTGATTTGCCTGATATGGCAAAGACTAAGCAAACAGCATTAAAAAAAATCAATGCAGCCAGTCCTGACGTATTATCTGCAGACTTGTTTACCGAAGACTTTAAAAGTGCCTTTGCTGTCTTTGATCCACAGCGCCCTTTGGTGATCATCAGTGAAGGTCTGATAAATTATTTTGAAAAAAATTTATTACAACAACTCCTAAAATCTATTGTAGATTATGGGCAAGATTTTAAGACCTTACATTATCTGACCGATATTTATCCTGAACCTGTCAAAAATAAACTCGCAAGTGTTATTTGGAATAGCAGTAAATTACTCAAAGTCATTTCGCGTAGTGCTTTTAGTTTCCACTTTCAAAAACCTCAAGAAATCCAAACATTTTTTAAAATGGCAGGTTTTACACAGGTCGAAGTGCTACAACCACATGTTTATTTTCAACCACAACAAGCTAAACAAGTGAACCTAGAAGAACATTTAGGTGATTTAGTATGGATGATTCACGCTGAAAAATAG
- a CDS encoding alpha/beta fold hydrolase translates to MNSIIQMDSESNQNFTNFGFFDIYNKNSFKQPARTTWIDGWKIEYMAIADPETIHNTPIVIIGGAFQNFNSYKYCVEQFFESGPVILIDLPSMGANQQITNVDTGLSAGTLELPDLSQMLGQWFDIIGIPKVDVVGISLGSVIASFFVEQRTELVEKMILMGVMQKTRKSWRMLLEESLMLMKEQRMDEFGQAVILYLVNHAKLDKTRMSPTAKRLFFKQMAEFSVTEQERYEINCNRLLRLSNVPVPQCDTLVACGQYDSFTLPHENAAFALQCPDMQFAMIANADHVPQLQRRKETMTLFTTYLKGESIQGLDGIIHLSREDMQNMERRGEDRIQIRQPTRQLRHRHLAREISVYVNDVNYFGLSMTLSAEDVEFAAQHTRDLALSLEDEQGEFTIECLIFETGENHIRALFKHGSFENADRLLQFIAAERANLETTVCETV, encoded by the coding sequence ATGAATTCCATTATCCAAATGGACTCAGAATCAAATCAAAATTTTACTAATTTTGGTTTTTTCGATATTTACAATAAAAATAGCTTCAAACAACCAGCACGTACGACGTGGATTGACGGTTGGAAAATTGAATATATGGCGATTGCTGATCCAGAGACAATCCATAACACGCCTATTGTAATTATCGGTGGTGCTTTTCAAAACTTTAACTCATATAAATATTGCGTTGAGCAGTTTTTTGAAAGCGGACCTGTGATTTTAATTGACCTCCCCTCTATGGGAGCAAACCAACAGATTACCAATGTCGACACAGGCTTGTCTGCGGGCACCTTGGAGCTTCCAGATTTATCTCAAATGTTAGGACAGTGGTTTGATATTATTGGCATTCCAAAAGTTGATGTTGTCGGGATTTCCTTAGGTTCAGTGATAGCCTCATTTTTTGTAGAGCAACGTACTGAATTGGTTGAAAAAATGATTCTAATGGGTGTGATGCAAAAAACGCGTAAGAGTTGGCGTATGCTGCTTGAAGAATCATTAATGCTGATGAAAGAACAACGTATGGATGAGTTTGGTCAGGCTGTAATTTTGTATTTGGTCAATCATGCAAAGCTTGACAAAACACGTATGTCTCCAACCGCAAAGCGCCTTTTCTTTAAACAAATGGCTGAGTTTTCAGTCACCGAACAAGAACGTTACGAAATTAACTGCAATCGTTTGTTGCGCTTGTCCAATGTGCCCGTGCCACAGTGCGACACATTAGTTGCTTGTGGGCAGTATGATAGTTTTACTTTGCCTCACGAAAATGCAGCTTTTGCATTGCAATGCCCAGACATGCAATTTGCCATGATTGCCAATGCCGATCATGTGCCACAGTTGCAACGTCGTAAAGAAACCATGACTTTATTTACCACCTATTTAAAAGGTGAATCGATTCAGGGTCTGGATGGCATTATTCATTTAAGCCGTGAGGACATGCAGAATATGGAACGCCGTGGCGAAGACCGTATTCAGATTCGACAACCTACACGCCAATTACGTCATCGTCATTTGGCGCGTGAAATCTCTGTATATGTGAATGATGTGAATTATTTTGGGCTTTCAATGACACTTAGTGCAGAAGATGTTGAATTTGCAGCACAACATACTCGAGATTTGGCATTGAGTTTAGAGGATGAACAAGGTGAGTTCACCATTGAATGTTTGATTTTTGAAACGGGTGAAAATCACATACGCGCTTTATTTAAACATGGCAGCTTTGAAAATGCAGATCGTCTATTGCAATTTATTGCAGCGGAACGAGCAAATTTAGAGACTACAGTATGTGAAACGGTTTAA
- a CDS encoding glutamate-5-semialdehyde dehydrogenase has product MQDSIEQYMQTVGKQARQASRFLAGASTLQKNNALSAIYTALENSQPQILAANKIDMDNGRSKNLDSALLDRLELNPKRFQAMLEGLKDVIGLIDPIGEITDLAYRPTGIQIGKMRVPLGVVGMIYESRPNVTLEAASLALKSGNAIILRGGSEALHSNQAIAEAIQHGLKAAGLPETCVQVINTTDRAAVGQLITLSEYVDVIVPRGGKGLVELITNEATIPVIKHLDGNCHVFVEAQADLHKALPIALNAKTHRYGVCNAMETLLVDEKIAEDFLPRIAELYAEKQVELRGDAETRRILGASVKTATEEDWYEEYLGPILAVKVVSGLDEAIDHINKYGSHHTDSIITENFSLARQFLTRVDSSSVMVNASTRFADGFEYGLGAEIGISTDKIHARGPVGLEGLTSQKWIVLGDGQIRQ; this is encoded by the coding sequence ATGCAAGATTCTATTGAACAGTATATGCAAACTGTAGGGAAACAGGCACGCCAAGCTTCTCGCTTTTTGGCAGGTGCTTCCACACTGCAAAAAAACAATGCGCTATCTGCGATTTATACCGCTTTGGAAAATAGCCAACCGCAAATTTTAGCTGCAAATAAAATTGATATGGACAATGGTCGCTCAAAAAATTTAGATAGCGCCCTGCTTGATCGCCTAGAACTTAACCCCAAACGCTTTCAAGCGATGCTTGAAGGTTTAAAAGATGTCATTGGCTTAATTGACCCTATCGGTGAAATCACTGATTTAGCCTATCGCCCAACAGGCATTCAAATTGGTAAAATGCGCGTACCTTTAGGTGTTGTGGGCATGATTTACGAGTCGCGTCCGAACGTCACACTTGAAGCAGCTTCGCTTGCGCTTAAATCAGGTAATGCGATTATTTTACGTGGTGGTTCAGAAGCACTCCACTCCAACCAAGCAATCGCGGAAGCCATTCAACATGGTCTAAAAGCGGCTGGTTTACCTGAAACTTGTGTACAAGTGATCAATACCACAGACCGTGCTGCAGTGGGTCAATTAATTACATTGTCAGAATATGTCGATGTCATCGTTCCGCGTGGTGGTAAAGGCTTAGTTGAACTGATTACCAATGAAGCGACTATTCCTGTAATCAAACATTTAGATGGAAATTGCCATGTTTTTGTTGAGGCACAAGCTGACTTACACAAAGCACTTCCGATTGCTTTAAATGCAAAAACACACCGTTACGGTGTCTGCAATGCTATGGAAACGTTACTGGTCGATGAAAAAATCGCAGAAGATTTTTTACCACGTATTGCAGAACTTTATGCTGAAAAGCAAGTTGAACTCCGTGGTGATGCAGAAACTCGTCGTATTTTAGGTGCCAGTGTAAAAACAGCCACTGAAGAAGATTGGTATGAAGAATATCTCGGTCCAATTTTAGCTGTTAAAGTTGTATCTGGTTTAGATGAAGCGATTGATCATATTAATAAATATGGTTCACATCATACTGACTCGATCATCACTGAAAACTTTAGTTTGGCACGTCAATTTTTAACTCGTGTTGATTCGAGCTCTGTCATGGTGAATGCGTCTACTCGCTTTGCTGATGGTTTTGAATATGGTTTAGGTGCTGAAATTGGTATTTCAACCGATAAAATTCATGCCCGTGGTCCAGTGGGGTTAGAAGGCTTAACTTCTCAAAAATGGATTGTTTTAGGCGATGGTCAAATTCGTCAGTAA
- a CDS encoding acetate/propionate family kinase translates to MSTSVLVINCGSSSIKYALVSEHRKDRIFGLAENLGSANARIKGITTGGEELELSIPHADHEKALETILERLAHHNPQAIGHRVVHGGTLTKAELLTPEIIERIREATPLAPLHNPAHLVGIEATIRLFPHLPQVAVFDTAFHQTMPAHAYRYALPKFLYTEHNVRRYGFHGTSHAYVSERGSELAGSYKKGGWLTAHLGNGSSTCAIWNGQSVDTSMGLTPLEGVVMGTRSGDVDPSIHSFLASNLGWDIYKIDKMLNSQSGLLGLSDLSNDMRTLIEASEQGNEDATLAIEVFCYRLAKSLAGLSCGLPRIDGLFFTGGIGENSAYIREKTVAYLPHFGFNLSQEQNNSLKRGTEGRIDAGTGPQIWVVPTDEEGRIAKETEHVALQEGNVTAKKSNAETVTA, encoded by the coding sequence GTGTCTACATCAGTATTAGTAATTAACTGCGGATCTTCATCAATTAAATATGCTTTGGTTTCAGAGCACCGTAAAGATCGAATCTTTGGTTTGGCAGAAAACTTAGGTTCTGCGAATGCACGTATTAAAGGTATTACGACTGGTGGTGAAGAGCTTGAACTTTCTATTCCACATGCAGATCATGAAAAAGCATTGGAAACCATTCTTGAACGTTTAGCTCATCATAATCCTCAAGCGATTGGTCACCGTGTTGTACATGGAGGCACATTAACCAAAGCTGAATTATTAACACCTGAAATTATTGAACGTATTCGTGAAGCAACGCCACTTGCACCTTTGCATAATCCTGCGCATTTAGTGGGTATTGAAGCAACCATCCGTTTGTTCCCACATTTGCCACAAGTTGCAGTTTTTGATACAGCTTTCCATCAAACGATGCCTGCACATGCCTATCGTTATGCATTACCAAAATTTTTATATACAGAACATAATGTTCGCCGTTATGGCTTCCATGGCACAAGCCACGCGTATGTCTCTGAACGTGGTTCTGAACTTGCAGGCAGCTACAAAAAAGGCGGTTGGCTCACCGCACATTTAGGTAATGGTAGCTCGACTTGTGCCATTTGGAATGGTCAATCTGTCGATACCTCTATGGGTTTAACACCACTTGAAGGTGTGGTAATGGGTACACGTAGTGGTGATGTAGACCCAAGTATTCATAGTTTCTTAGCTTCAAACTTAGGTTGGGACATTTATAAAATTGACAAAATGCTCAATAGCCAATCTGGTTTACTGGGTCTATCTGATCTTTCAAATGATATGCGTACGCTCATCGAAGCATCTGAACAAGGTAATGAAGATGCAACGCTTGCGATTGAAGTTTTTTGCTACCGTTTAGCAAAATCATTAGCAGGTTTAAGCTGTGGTCTACCACGTATTGATGGCTTATTTTTCACAGGTGGTATTGGTGAAAACTCCGCTTATATTCGTGAAAAAACCGTTGCGTATCTACCACATTTTGGCTTTAACTTGAGTCAAGAACAAAATAATAGCTTAAAACGTGGTACTGAAGGTCGTATTGATGCTGGTACAGGTCCGCAAATCTGGGTTGTACCAACCGATGAAGAAGGTCGTATTGCCAAAGAAACTGAGCATGTTGCATTACAAGAAGGAAATGTAACTGCAAAAAAGTCTAATGCGGAAACTGTGACAGCTTAA
- the pta gene encoding phosphate acetyltransferase codes for MKTILLVPTGEGVGLTSACLGLIYALDCQGVKAGFLKPFSQDEKAESDRTTALYRHVSKTETVEPIPYAKLNHLLNTGETDELLEEAVRLHREVARTHDIIIVEGLVPNARDAFASEINASLAQALDAKVIFVSNANIAKPEQTAEKVEAQLRYFGGAASARNVGVLFMRTRGLPEESAQIPVTFAPDLRLVEETKQFTQAIQRTHAHIGTEHLPVIGLVPFSDTLSVPRVSDLATHIQASWINEGKSNVRRVLHSSLIASNIEHELQKFIAGELIISASDRIDVLLAASLATSNGIPLAGLVLAEQHEPNPAALAFCQTAIKNGLPILHTPLSTFETTQLLSNLSNEIPVDDTERAEQVTRFVSSHINMDWLVLLLNGDYQPRLSPSAFRHELVQKSIAAKKRIVLPEGDEHRTIQAAAICQARGIAHCILLAKPEAVVEVARARNIELPHDLEIIDPDLIREQYVEKMVELRKGKLNALQARDQLQDTVVLGTMMLALDQVDGLVSGAVHTTANTVRPAFQLIKTAPEYSLVSSVFFMLLPDEVYVYGDCAINPDPDAEQLAEIAIQSADSAKAFGIDPRIAMISYSTGTSGMGADVEKVAKATEIAKQRRPDLLIDGPLQYDAASVESVGKSKAPDSKVAGRANVFIFPDLNTGNTTYKAVQRSANVVSVGPMLQGLNKPVNDLSRGALVDDIVFTIALTAIQAEQQAVQ; via the coding sequence ATGAAAACAATTTTATTGGTTCCTACAGGTGAAGGCGTAGGTCTTACCTCTGCATGTCTTGGACTTATTTATGCTCTAGATTGTCAGGGAGTAAAAGCGGGATTTTTAAAACCTTTTTCACAAGATGAGAAAGCCGAATCTGACCGTACAACTGCACTCTATCGCCATGTTTCGAAAACTGAAACGGTTGAACCAATTCCATATGCAAAATTAAATCATTTACTCAACACAGGTGAAACCGACGAACTACTTGAAGAAGCTGTTCGTTTACATCGTGAAGTTGCTCGCACACATGACATTATTATTGTTGAAGGTCTAGTCCCAAATGCACGTGATGCTTTTGCGAGTGAAATTAACGCTTCACTTGCCCAAGCCCTTGACGCAAAAGTTATTTTTGTCAGCAATGCCAATATTGCCAAGCCTGAACAAACTGCTGAGAAAGTCGAAGCACAATTACGCTATTTTGGTGGTGCAGCATCAGCGCGTAATGTTGGTGTATTGTTTATGCGTACACGTGGTTTACCAGAAGAATCAGCACAAATTCCTGTGACATTTGCGCCAGATTTACGTTTAGTTGAAGAAACAAAACAATTTACACAAGCCATTCAACGCACACATGCACATATTGGCACTGAACATTTACCTGTGATTGGTTTAGTCCCATTCAGTGATACTTTAAGTGTACCGCGTGTTTCAGACCTTGCCACACATATCCAAGCAAGTTGGATTAATGAAGGTAAATCAAATGTACGCCGTGTTTTACACAGCAGTTTAATTGCTTCTAATATTGAACATGAATTACAAAAATTTATTGCGGGTGAATTAATCATCTCTGCTTCAGATCGTATTGATGTGTTACTTGCAGCAAGTCTTGCAACCAGTAATGGAATTCCATTGGCTGGCTTAGTCTTAGCTGAGCAACATGAACCCAACCCTGCTGCATTGGCATTTTGTCAAACAGCAATTAAAAATGGTTTACCTATTTTACATACGCCATTAAGTACATTTGAAACAACTCAATTACTTTCAAATCTAAGCAATGAAATTCCAGTCGATGATACTGAGCGTGCAGAACAAGTCACACGTTTTGTTTCGAGCCATATTAATATGGACTGGTTAGTCTTGTTATTAAATGGTGACTATCAACCTCGTCTATCCCCTTCTGCTTTCCGTCATGAATTGGTACAAAAATCTATTGCTGCGAAAAAGCGTATTGTACTACCTGAAGGTGATGAACATCGTACCATTCAAGCTGCTGCGATTTGTCAGGCGCGTGGAATTGCACACTGTATATTATTGGCAAAACCTGAAGCTGTCGTTGAAGTCGCACGTGCACGCAATATTGAACTGCCTCATGATTTAGAAATTATTGATCCAGATTTGATTCGTGAACAGTATGTCGAAAAAATGGTGGAATTGCGTAAAGGTAAACTCAATGCTTTACAAGCACGTGATCAGCTACAAGACACCGTTGTACTTGGCACAATGATGCTCGCACTCGATCAAGTTGATGGCTTGGTGTCTGGCGCGGTGCATACCACAGCAAATACTGTACGCCCTGCTTTCCAACTGATTAAGACTGCGCCTGAGTATTCATTGGTATCTTCAGTATTCTTTATGCTCTTGCCTGATGAAGTTTATGTTTATGGTGATTGTGCAATCAATCCAGACCCAGATGCAGAACAATTGGCTGAGATTGCCATCCAGTCTGCGGACTCTGCAAAAGCCTTTGGGATCGATCCACGTATTGCCATGATTTCATATTCTACAGGCACCTCAGGAATGGGTGCTGATGTAGAAAAAGTAGCAAAAGCCACTGAAATTGCAAAACAGCGTCGCCCTGACTTACTTATTGATGGTCCATTACAGTACGATGCAGCTTCTGTTGAAAGCGTAGGTAAATCAAAAGCACCAGATTCAAAAGTTGCAGGTCGTGCCAATGTGTTTATTTTCCCTGACCTCAATACAGGAAATACCACCTATAAAGCGGTTCAACGCTCTGCAAACGTGGTCAGTGTTGGTCCAATGTTGCAAGGTTTAAATAAACCTGTAAATGACCTGTCACGCGGTGCTTTGGTCGATGATATTGTCTTTACGATTGCCCTAACTGCGATTCAAGCAGAACAACAAGCCGTTCAATAA
- a CDS encoding IS1-like element ISPa14 family transposase, with the protein MRITLEIKCPTCLSDSIKKNGIKVDGKQNYQCKDCKRQFIGDHALSYLGCHSGITRKILQLMVRGSGIRDIAEVERISIGKVLRTLTESTYQIQPKQSHYESLEVDEFWTFVGNKNNKQWLIYAYHRETGEIVAYVWGKRDLATVQRLKAKLKQLGIHYTRIASDHWDSFITAFKNCKQSIGKFFTVGIEGNNCKIRHRIRRGFRRSCNFSKKIENHFKAFDLTFFYINNGFI; encoded by the coding sequence ATGCGAATAACTCTAGAAATCAAATGTCCAACCTGCCTCAGTGACAGTATAAAGAAAAATGGCATCAAAGTAGATGGGAAACAAAACTATCAGTGCAAAGACTGTAAACGTCAGTTTATTGGTGACCATGCTCTGAGCTATCTAGGATGTCATTCAGGCATTACTCGAAAAATATTACAGTTGATGGTCAGAGGTAGTGGTATACGAGATATCGCTGAAGTTGAGCGAATCAGTATCGGTAAAGTTTTACGTACTTTAACCGAATCGACCTACCAAATTCAGCCTAAACAAAGTCATTATGAGTCTCTTGAAGTTGATGAGTTTTGGACTTTTGTGGGAAATAAAAATAATAAACAATGGCTTATTTACGCCTACCATCGAGAAACAGGTGAGATTGTTGCTTATGTTTGGGGTAAAAGAGACTTAGCTACAGTTCAACGATTGAAGGCAAAGCTTAAACAATTAGGTATTCACTACACCCGAATTGCAAGTGATCATTGGGACAGTTTCATAACTGCTTTTAAAAACTGCAAGCAAAGTATTGGTAAATTTTTTACTGTAGGTATTGAAGGTAATAATTGCAAAATAAGGCATCGAATTAGGCGCGGTTTTAGAAGGAGTTGTAATTTTTCAAAAAAGATTGAAAACCATTTTAAAGCTTTCGACTTAACCTTTTTTTACATCAATAATGGCTTCATTTAA